A segment of the Nitrosopumilaceae archaeon genome:
AACCAGACCTTCGTTTACGAAATAGCAAGACAGAAGATATTATTGGAATCGATCCTATTGATGCAAGTATTATTGCGGGTAATCCAAACAATAGTAGAGCTTCTTTAGAATCTACGGTATATGGCAAGTCATAAGTAGCTAAAGTAAAAACGTACAAGGATATTACCACCATTATCGTACCTGAAAATAGTTGGAATACTGCCAAAATTGTCACATATAGATTAGGTCTGTGCCATCTAGATTCTTTAATGGGACTTTCAGATTCCATATTTTGTGATTCCATCTGGAGACTAATACGGTGAGTATGTTCTATTGCAATACAAACTTGTCATCTCATGATACTAAAAAAATCATAACGTACGATATTATCTAATCATCGGGAGTTTTTGGCTTTGGGCGGGGGCTCTCCCTTTTTACTCTTTTTTGATAAACTCGTTTGCTGTTTATTAAAATAAAAAATCAAAAAATTTGGATTATTAACAAATCTTCAATAAATTAATAAAAATCAAAAAAAATTGGGGTTGACGCGCTAAAACAGTTTTGTCGCGAACCTTCGGGTCCGCGTCATTTTTAATTCAAAAACATTAACATGGTTTTCAAATTTGTTCATTTTTCTCACAAGTTATTTATCTTCATTATTTTACGCATATACTATGAAAGATGTAGAAATAAAGATGGAAAGTTTGAACATAAAGCCTCATACTGAGATCAAAGGTAAGATTCAAGTGAATTATTCTGGTCGATACGACGGTGTTGTTGTGAACACACAGATATTAAATTCAAATCAACTCATAGTTTACAAATCATATAACGGTAAAATTATTTCTCAAAATCTATCACGATTATTCATTAACAAAAACGATATGCCGCAAAACATGGTAGAATTTACAGCAATGATAGAATTTGAACCAAATCAAACTCATGATGTAAAATTTCGTGTATCCATAATACAAGAACATAAAGAGATTGAAAGTGACATTGTCTTTGCTAAGTTAATGCCCTAAGAGCTGTTGATAATTCAAATTGTGAATCTAAATAGAAAGATGATTAAGAAGTTGTAGCACCATGCACAACGTCAATCTCGCCTGTCATCCATGGATGTGGGTCACAATGATACTTTATTGTTGCCTCTTGAGTAAATAGAAATTGATATGTCGTTCCTGCCTTGATTATTCCAGGAGAGCCGAATTGACCACTATACGCATCTTTGAATACACTACCTTGATCTGGTGTGACTGTGTGACCAGTGTCAGGACTGGTGTTTTTCCAAATAACTAGATTGTTTACACCAAGCTGAGACTCTATTTTCTTCGGTACAAAATTTTGTTCTTGTTGTTGGTTTTCAGCACCTGGCACTATAGTTATAGTAGTTGCTTCACCAGGGTGCAATACTTTTTCAGGAATTATTGGTTTTGCATTAAATTCAGGGACGAAATATAATTGATAATATGAAACTCCAACAGCAGCCCCAATTATGACTGCGATTAATCCTATACCATAAGCGTGACTTGAACTTGGAAGGCTCAACTGATAATAATTTTTTTGTTTGTCATATAAAGTTATTCGATCGTATGTATTAGAAAAATAATTTATGGCTTTTTAAGATCAGATGTTCCAACCGTTGGTTCTCTAATATTTTCTAGATTTGCCGTTTTTATTTCAGGAGCTGGTACAGTGTTAGGGGCTGTTATTGACTGTGAATTTTCTTTTCCAGGAAGTGTTACGGCAGAATCTGATGAAGCGCCTATTGGTTTTGGAATTTCATCAGATGCTTGTGGTGGAGGAGTTGGAATTTTCTTTGCTTCACTTAGTCCGTGTCTGTAAAGATGGAACATGCCAGCAAATACCATTAAAATCAATCCTACTAGAAAGAGTGAAAAGTTTTTCATTCCAGACAGTGCTGCATTGTATGCTGCAATGTTAAGATACACTTGGAATGCTAAGAGTGCAACAATAAGCCAATTGATCCATTTTCCTGACAGGTTTATTTGAGCTACTTTATGTGGTCCTTTTGATGCTGCAAGCTTTGCTTTTCTTTCAGCTTCTTTGGCAAGCTTAATCATCATATATGAGAATCCAAATCCAATTGGAACCAGCAATAACATTACTGTATAAAAGAATACAGGGTCTATGACAAGTCTAGCTACAAGCGCCTTTGTTGCATCTGGTGAAATATAGAACCCCCAATACGTTGTCACCATAACCTGAGCTATTCCCGTTATTCCAAATGCAGTAATTATGGGCCTATCCTTCCAAGAGAATTTCTTGTACCTATCAATAAACGGAGTCAAAGCAAGAGCTATGATAAACATTGCAGGCCAAGCTACTCCAGTTACAAATTTATCATATTGTGTTCTAAGAAACGCGTAAATTCCTGTAAGATACCATTCTGGTACAGTAATACCAGGAGGCACTGTGGGTTCAAATTTGGAACCTAGATCAACTGGAAAGACTCCACCTGTGATAAATATTGCACCAGAAATTGCCATTACCATCGGAATATCAAAAACCAAAAATCGTGGCATGTGAACTGCCATTAATCCAAGCATTACTATTGGTAAGACAAACACGTGTTGAGTATAGAACCGCAGAACAAAGTCTGCAAATCCTGAACCAAACATGGCATCACGTATAGTTGGCCCTGCAATAGGTATAGAGTTTGTGAGCGATGCTGCGATGCTTATTGCTAGCTCAGCTCGTTCACTGAATATTATATCATAACCTGTAAAAGCTTCTAGGATTGTCACTGTACCAAGAATGACTCCAGTAAACCAGATGAGTTCATTTCTTATCTTGTATCTTCCACTAAAGTATTGATAATACATGTGTAATACTGCTAAGAGAACCATTGCATTAGATGCATGATAATGAATATTTCTTATCATAAAACCAAATGGAACTGTATTGTTTATTTTTGCAACACTGTCCCATGCTCTATCTAGTATTGGTTCATAGTAAAACATCAAAAGTGCGCCAGAAATTCCTAAGATTATAAAAGTCACAAATGTAAGCATTCCAAGGAATCCAAATGGACTTACAAATCTTGCTGGAAATGAAAATTTAGTACCAATGAATACTGTTCTTTCAAATCCATCCCAAACCCAGTAGAAGAAATCTACTAGACCGTTTCTACGTTTTAAGGATGCGACCATATCCTACAATTCCATTAGCGTTTATATCCCATTTAGCTGGTTGAATCCATAAATTCCCATCATTATCTGCCTCAAGGTATAATGTTGCAAGAACATTTGAAGGTGGAGCTTGGAGTGAAGCCGGTCCTGCAAAAGCTTTGCCGGTAAGTGGATTGTACATGCTTCCATGACATGGACATTCTCCTCTTTTTCTTCCTTCTTGAGGCCAGTATTTCCAAAGACACCATAAATGTAAACATACCATACTATACACACGAAAAGCACTAGCATCTTCTACGTCTCCACCAAGTTCTGATGGAAGTCGGATAAATTGCCATTTTTTGAATGCTTCTTGATCAAGAACTGAATCTCCTGATAACGGATAAGTAATTACTTCAGAGGTATTTTTTGGGAAAGTTTTAGCGTTTGCTTGGGTACCGTCTGGTAGTATTACTTTGGCTTTTGCAGGTGCAAGATTTGATGGATTTGGCATGAATTTTCCCCAAGGAACAAAAGGAGTAAACGTAAGAGCAGTTCCTGCAGCTGCCAATAACTTTAGAAAATCACGTCTAGACAGAACATTCCTAACGCTAGAATCCTGTTCAGACATCTAGCTTTCGTTTTTGAAAAAATTGCATATAAACCTTGTCTAACTTCGCTTCGAAATTTTGAATTTTTTGAAAGTAATTATAATTATGACAATTGCTGCAGCAATCCCAATTATTATTTCCGTTAATGTATAATAAATTTCATTAGACGATTCTTTTCTCTCTGGAGAGAACATTTTACTTATAGCATTATTATCAATATTTACCACAATTGTCTGTGATGCTTCATTTCCAGCCTTGTCTATTGCTAAAACCGTGATGTCATATTTTCCATTTTCTAATGTTCTTGTATCAAACGGTACAGAACTCTTATCCAATATTTTTTGGTGTGGTAGAATGACTGTGATTCCACCATGATCTAAAAGATTCTGTTCATTTATTTGAAGATCTATTGTGGATATGTTCGAGATGGTTGAACCATTTGTTAAAGATTTGAAAATAATTTCAGGTGCAGTATTATCAATAGTAAATAGAGCTTCCTTTGATATTGTGTGTCCAACTGTATCTGTTACAACTAATCTAATAGTATGTGTACCTTCAGTTAGTTGTTGAGATATGATCGAGAATATGGTTTCATTAAATTTTTGTGGCCCAATTCCATCAAGATAATATCTTATACTGTCAATATCCTCTCCTATTATTTTTGGTTTAATTTTGAATGTACTATTAATAAAATCAGGAATACCAAATTGTATTTTTGGACCATTTTCATCAGGTAGAATGGTAGAAAATTTTGCAGTTACTGTTAATGGTTCAGCTACAGATTGTCCCCCAAACAAAGTTGAGTGCATTAAAATGGAATATGTTCCAGTTTGATTAATTGGAGCATACAATATAGTTGATGTTGCATCTTTGTTTTTTATAGGATAAAATCCTCCACCTTCACTAAATGGAGAGCTAGTACCAAGCCAATCGCCAGTTG
Coding sequences within it:
- a CDS encoding plastocyanin/azurin family copper-binding protein, which encodes MSLPSSSHAYGIGLIAVIIGAAVGVSYYQLYFVPEFNAKPIIPEKVLHPGEATTITIVPGAENQQQEQNFVPKKIESQLGVNNLVIWKNTSPDTGHTVTPDQGSVFKDAYSGQFGSPGIIKAGTTYQFLFTQEATIKYHCDPHPWMTGEIDVVHGATTS
- a CDS encoding twin-arginine translocation signal domain-containing protein, whose protein sequence is MSEQDSSVRNVLSRRDFLKLLAAAGTALTFTPFVPWGKFMPNPSNLAPAKAKVILPDGTQANAKTFPKNTSEVITYPLSGDSVLDQEAFKKWQFIRLPSELGGDVEDASAFRVYSMVCLHLWCLWKYWPQEGRKRGECPCHGSMYNPLTGKAFAGPASLQAPPSNVLATLYLEADNDGNLWIQPAKWDINANGIVGYGRILKT
- a CDS encoding cytochrome b N-terminal domain-containing protein is translated as MVASLKRRNGLVDFFYWVWDGFERTVFIGTKFSFPARFVSPFGFLGMLTFVTFIILGISGALLMFYYEPILDRAWDSVAKINNTVPFGFMIRNIHYHASNAMVLLAVLHMYYQYFSGRYKIRNELIWFTGVILGTVTILEAFTGYDIIFSERAELAISIAASLTNSIPIAGPTIRDAMFGSGFADFVLRFYTQHVFVLPIVMLGLMAVHMPRFLVFDIPMVMAISGAIFITGGVFPVDLGSKFEPTVPPGITVPEWYLTGIYAFLRTQYDKFVTGVAWPAMFIIALALTPFIDRYKKFSWKDRPIITAFGITGIAQVMVTTYWGFYISPDATKALVARLVIDPVFFYTVMLLLVPIGFGFSYMMIKLAKEAERKAKLAASKGPHKVAQINLSGKWINWLIVALLAFQVYLNIAAYNAALSGMKNFSLFLVGLILMVFAGMFHLYRHGLSEAKKIPTPPPQASDEIPKPIGASSDSAVTLPGKENSQSITAPNTVPAPEIKTANLENIREPTVGTSDLKKP